From a region of the Paenibacillus lutimineralis genome:
- the rnhA gene encoding ribonuclease HI — MKEISIYTDGACSGNPGPGGWGAILLYKGHRKELSGGEKLTTNNRMEIQAVISALTELKEPCQAKVYSDSAYVVNCFQQGWIRGWLRNGWKNSKNQPTQNKDLWQELWRLMGIHQVEYIKVKGHSDNELNNHCDFLAREAIKRLS, encoded by the coding sequence GTGAAGGAAATTTCGATATATACGGATGGTGCCTGTTCGGGCAATCCCGGCCCAGGGGGATGGGGCGCCATTCTTTTATATAAAGGGCATCGCAAAGAGCTGTCCGGCGGCGAGAAGCTGACCACGAATAATCGGATGGAGATCCAGGCTGTGATCTCGGCGCTTACCGAGCTGAAGGAGCCATGTCAGGCGAAGGTGTACAGTGATTCTGCCTATGTAGTCAATTGCTTCCAGCAAGGCTGGATACGCGGCTGGCTGAGGAATGGTTGGAAGAACAGCAAGAATCAGCCGACCCAGAACAAGGATCTATGGCAGGAGCTATGGCGCTTAATGGGCATCCATCAGGTCGAGTACATCAAGGTTAAGGGACATAGCGATAATGAATTGAACAATCATTGTGATTTTCTTGCCCGTGAAGCAATCAAACGCTTATCTTAA
- a CDS encoding GNAT family N-acetyltransferase — translation MRIRSFQLSDANQVMELLQVALSEDCCEDTKRAFARQLSWDSDLIVIAEVDEEIVGALIGTIDNNVGCIYRTVVHPEYRHQGIATGLVNGMEQRFKQRKVSKIVIAGDEHNKAIAPLYETLGYGASKFLEAFQKLSIAAVQSLSGS, via the coding sequence ATGCGTATTCGTTCCTTTCAGTTGAGTGATGCTAATCAAGTGATGGAGCTTTTGCAAGTGGCCTTATCGGAAGATTGTTGTGAAGACACAAAGCGGGCATTTGCCAGGCAATTGTCTTGGGACTCAGACTTAATTGTAATTGCTGAAGTGGACGAGGAAATCGTTGGTGCATTGATCGGTACAATCGACAATAATGTAGGTTGTATCTACCGCACGGTTGTTCATCCAGAATATCGTCATCAAGGTATAGCAACCGGACTTGTGAATGGGATGGAGCAACGCTTCAAACAGCGCAAGGTTAGCAAGATTGTGATTGCCGGAGACGAACATAATAAAGCAATCGCACCTTTGTATGAGACCTTAGGGTACGGCGCCAGTAAATTTTTGGAGGCGTTCCAGAAGCTTAGCATTGCTGCTGTTCAATCCTTGTCAGGATCATAG